The nucleotide window AAGTACGTTGATCATGGTGATTTTCGGCGCCGTGACTTGTCTCTATATGAAACGGCGACGTTAGCTTTGATGCACTGATTTTGGAAACCGCTCGTCGAGTTGGCTGAGCTGATCGGCTTCAAGATTTTCGAAGCGCAGCACAAATCATGACCTCCCTGCATGGATTTTTTCTGTGTCGAGAGGTTTTTTATTTGGATGACGAGCTGATCACATTTGGAGGTGCTAGAGCTTTTGATTAGTTGCTGATTTCTTTCGAACCGTCTTCTGCAACAATCGGTTGTGAACGTTGTAAGTCGACTATAATACCGATTCGACTGATCGACGTTCCTTGACGTGCTGTGTGTGGAGGGTTCGATTCTGTGCGGTGATTGGTCGAGAAAACGGCCCCGCCTCAATCAGCATAATTGACTGGATAGAATGCCATGTATCGAGCGATGACGCTAACTTTCTTCATGCTTTTGCTCTCATCACAAGCTCGTGCCGAGTCGGACAAGTCCATTCGAGTGTTTGTGCTTGCAGGTCAGTCAAACATGGTCGGAACAGGTCAGATCGCTCTGGATCTGAAACGCAATGATGGCAGAGGATCATTGGAATGGCTCGTTCACGAGCCATCAAAGGCAGCGCAGTTCGAACATTTGGTGGATGCAGATCAGAATTGGGTCGTGCGCGATGATGTGCAGATTTGGTTCCTCGACCGGAAGGGCGGGTTGGCGCCCGGTTATGGAGGTGGTGAAACCACGATCGGACCGGAGCTTGGTTTTGGATGTGTCGTGGGAGACGCGATCGACAACCCCATTTTACTGATCAAGCTGGCTTGGGGAGGTAAGAGCTTGGGACGCGACTTTCGTCCGCCGAGTTCGGGTGGCGAAGTCGGACCCTATTATAAAAACGTGATTGAAACGACCCGCAAGGTGATGAACGATGTGGGTGAATTGTTTCCGCAATTTGCGGGCAAGAAATTGGAGTTAGCCGGTTTTGGTTGGCATCAAGGTTGGAACGATCGTGTGAACCAGAAACTTAACGACGAATATCAGCAGAACATGGCTAACTTTATTCGTGATGTGCGCAAGGAGTTTAACCATCCCGGGCTTCCTTTTGTGATTGCCGAAACCGGCATGAGCGGTCACAAAGAAAAGCACCCACGCGCCTTGTCGCTGATGGCTGCCCAGGCTGCTGTGGCCGAACAGAAGGGATTTCAGGGAAATGTTGCATTTGTGGGAACCCGGGATTTCTATCGTCCGCCGGAAGTGTCACCAGCGCGGCAGGCATATCATTGGAATCGAAATGCGGAGACCTACTACCTGATTGGCCAGGGAATGGGGCAGGCGATGCTTCGGCTTATGAATCGTGAATAGGCCTACGACAGATACCGTGGCAGCGTCAGATGAGAGAGGAACAGGCCAACGATGTGTGGATTTCAATCACCGGATTGTTCGCGAGTGCAGTATCCTTCGCGAGTGCAGTATCCTTCGCGAGTGCCCTTGATGGTTCTTTGGAAACCACTCGTCCAACGAATATTCTGGAGTGACCATCGAAAAGGCTACTCAGATTTCAAATGATCGTTTGACCGACACCCATTTCAGTCATTGAAAGTAGGAATGAATCATGCGGGTGATTGTTTATTTTACCGCCGTCTGTTGGGCGATCAGTTTTTATCTACCTGCATTTCGTTTGTCAGCTGACGAAGTCGATTATGTGCGCGACATCCAGCCGATACTCGCTGAAAAGTGCTATGCTTGTCACGGACCGGATGAAGCAACTCGTGAAGCAGGGCTTCGATTTGATATCCGTCAGGCGGCACTCGCTGAGCTGCCTTCGGGGCAGAGAGCCATTGTGCCGGGAAACGCAGCGACAAGCGCTTTGGTCGAGCGGATTTTGCAAGCGGATAGCGAGCAACGCATGCCGCCTCCGACCACTAAAAAAATACTGACACCATCGGAACGTCAAATCCTCAGACAGTGGATCTTGGAGGGCGCTGAGTTTACAAAACATTGGGCCTTTGTTTCCCCAAATCGTCCTACGCCACCTCTAAAAGCGAAAGCCTGGGGAGAGAACGTGATCGATCAGTTTGTCTACGACCGGCTCCTACAAAATGGTATGTCACCATCGTCGGAAGCGGATCGAGTGACTTTGATGCGACGTCTCTCGTTCGATTTGCGAGGGCTTCCGCCATCCATTGCGGAGGTTGACGCCTTTTTGGCTGATCAGCGTGAAGACGCTTATGGGAAAGTGGTGGACGAAATGCTCAAGTCGGTCCATTTCGGTGAGAAACTTGCCCAGGACTGGCTTGATCTAGCGCGCTATGGCGACACGAACGGATACCACAGCGATAGTCATCGCGACATGTGGTTGTATCGTGATTGGGTGATTCACGCTTTCCACACGAATATGCCTTATGACCGATTCATTCGCGAGCAGCTGGCTGGCGATCTCATGCCCAACGCAACTGAGGAGCAACGCATTGCCTCTGCATTCAACCGGAATGCACCTTTCAACGAAGAAGGTGGTGCCGATCCGGATGAATTCTTTGTCGCTTACGCGGTAGATCGCACGAACACCACCGGGCAGGGGCTGCTGGGCCTAACGTTTGGGTGTGCACAATGTCATAGCCATAAATATGATCCCATTTCGCAAACAGAATATTACGAGTTTCTTGCGTTCTTCAACAGCGTCGATGGTGAAATAGGTGGTGGTGGTGAAAATGGACATCACAACAGGCCTGTGCCGCCAACCTTCGCTGCCAAGTCCCCCTTGCGTCACTTACAAGTTGAGCAGCTGGGAAATGAAATCAAAAATGCACAAAAGGAATATGAGCAGGCTTTAGAAACAGCGATTGTGCGAGCAGGAACTAGCAAGTCGTTTCATGCCTGGGTCGAGCAGCAAAAGGTCGAGCAAGCCAATCGTTCCAAGTCGGCTGCCTTACCGATTACGGAGGGGCTTGTGCTCCATCTGGATGCCAGCGATGTGAATGGTAATCGAATCGTGGATACCGAAGAGGAATTGGATCCGTCCAGGCGCCTCGAAAGTTGGCATGATCTTTCAGGGAATTCTCATCTTGCCACCGGGCATGGTGCGCCGCGGTATCTTCCGCAAGCGATTGGGGAAAAGCCGGCCATTCGATTTGACGGGAAAACAGACTTTTTTCGCACCGCGACCGGTGCCGAACGTCTTGGTGATGATTTTACGATTCTGACCGTGCATCGCGTTTGGCAGGCGCAGGGGCATCAAATGCTGGTGATGTGGGGGCAGGAAGAGCAGGGTAAGCGTCGTGCGCTATGGCTGACTCAGGATAAGCTGCAATTTGCCTTCAATGGCTACTCTGCCGATGTAGTTGGAGACAGTTCCTTACAGCTTCAGGTTGCTTACATTTGCTCGCTCACGAAGAGCGGCCCCGATCATCAAATCCACTTTGTATTAAACGGAGAGGATGCTGGCGAAGGTCAGGCCACGCTTTCTGATTTCGATAATTCCGCAATTACGATTGGTGCCAATAACGCCGGAGCTGAGCATGCATCGATCGATTTAGGTGAATTATTGATTTACGATCGACCATTGTCGCGGGTCGAGCAAAACCTGGTCGGTGACTTTCTCGCGGGGAAATACGCCGTTCAGTCGAAGTATGACGGAGTGCCTGCCGAATTGGCCGCGGTGCTCGACTCACCGAGTTCTGATTGGAACAACGCTCAACGCAGACAAGCAGCTCGTTTTTTTGCGGAGTATGTGCAGTCCGCTTCCTCCCAGCGTTTGCAAAGACTTCGTGATCAACTTCTGCAGGTCAGAATGCAACGTGACACCATCATGGATGCCGAGTCGACTGTGATGGTGATGAAATCCATGCCAAAACGAAAGTCGACGTTTGTCCTAAATCGTGGTGACTTTCAACAGCCGGGCGAATTAGTCACACCCGATGTGCCTGAGATGTTTCCACCTTTGCCGTCTGGAGAATTGCCGAATCGTCTCGCACTAGGTGAATGGATGACACGGCCCAACAATCCATTGTTAAGTCGCGTCCGCGTGAATCATTTGTGGAAATTACTGTTTGGACAAGGGTTGGTGCGGACGCCGGGTGATTTTGGAACACAAGGAGCACCGCCAACCCATCCTGAATTACTCGACTGGTTGGCGGTTACGTTTGTTGATTCTGAGTGGGATACGAAGGCATTGATCAAGCAGATGGTTATGTCCGCCACCTACCGCCAGGCGTCGATTGTGACAAAGCCAGCCAGCCTGAAAGATCCTGAGAATCGTTGGTTGTCGCGTGCCCCGCGTTATCGGCTCTCGGCGGAGGAGATTCGGGACATGGCACTCGCTTCCAGCGGATTACTCCAGCGGAAAATTGGTGGGAAAAGCGTGCGACCCTTTCAGCCTGCCAATTATTTTGCCGCGAATTCTGGTAAGCAATGGAGCCCAAGCAACGGTGTGGATCGCTTGCGACGGGGGATTTACACCTATTGGCAACGGACGGCTCCCTATGCTGCCTTCGTGATTTTTGATGCGCCGAGTCGTCAAATCTGCACAGCCCAACGATCGCGCACGAATACACCGTTGCAAGCACTGGTAACACTGAACGATCCGGAATTCCAACAAGCTGCCCGGGCACTTGCAATTTCCGTACTGGGACAGCAAGGGAAATCGGATCGAGAAAATCTAATCGAGATGTGGCGACGAGTATTAAGTCGAGTTCCCAACGACCAAGAAATGGGGATTCTCACATCGTTGCTGGATGAGCAACGTCAAAGTTACCAGCATTTGGCTGTTTCCGTACCGAAGGATGTAACTTCAACGGGGCCTGCGCCACGGGAGATCTCGTCCTGGACCAATGTAGCCAGTGCTGTTTTGAATCTGGATGAAGCGATAACTCGCGAGTAAAGCACGATGGAAAATCACAGTACTAATCGTAGTGGGGACGATCCGATTGCCACCGATTCGATGATTCGTCGAACGTTTTTGTCACGAACAACGGCAGGCCTTGGACTCGCTGCGTTGCATCAGCTGTCAATCCAAGAGAATGCCGGGGCGGCTCCAGCCTCGCCAGCGATTCAGCCCCAATTCGCGCCTCGTGCAAAGCGGGTCATCTATTTGTTCATGAGTGGCGGTCCTTCTCAGATGGAAACGTTTGACCCGAAGCCTGCCCTGACGAAATACCATGGTGAACTGTTGCCTGATTCAATTCGGCGGGGGCAACGATTGACGAGTATGACCAGTGGTTATGATCCGCGTATTGCCAAAAGTGATCATCGCTTTGCCAAGTTTGGTAATGCGGGCCATGAGATGAATGTGCTCTATCAGCACCTGGGCAAAATGGCGGATGACATGACCATCGTAAGGAGCCTGCACACCGATCCAATTAATCATGATCCTGCAGTCACCTTCTTGCAAACGGGGAGCGGGTTGGAAGGTCGGCCTTCCATCGGTAGTTGGCTCTCCTATGGACTCGGATCGATGAATCGAGACCTTCCAGAATTTGTGGTTTTGGTTTCGGGAAGCGGTCAGCCATTGTTGACACGCTATTGGCATAATGGCTTCCTTCCAAGTCGGCATCAGGGAGTTCAGTTTCAATCGCAAGGTGACGCGGTCTTGTTTCTCTCGAATCCGCCAGGTGTCGACATGGAGAACCGTGGCAAACTGATTCGGCGTATCAATGATTTGAATCGAATCCGACTGCAGACGGTTGGAGATCCAGAGGTTGAAACCAGAATCAACGCTTTCGAACTCGCCTATCGTATGCAGTCGAGTGTTCCTGACTTGATGGATCTGTCGAACGAGAGTCGATCGACGTTGGAAATGTATGGGGCTGAGCCGGGAAAGGCTTCGTTCGCCAATAATTGTTTGCTTGCTCGGCGACTGGCGTCATCCGGTGTGCGATTCATTCAACTCTATGATCGCGGTTGGGATCATCACGGTGCAGTGGCAACCGGAATAAGAAATAAAATTGCACAAGTCGACAAACCGTTGGCAGCGCTGTTAGCGGATCTGAAACAACGTGGACTCTTGGAAGATACGCTTGTCATCTGCGGCGGTGAGTTTGGGAGAACGTCGTATAGCCAGCACAATCGTGGCAAAGAATACGGACGAGATCATCATCCGCGGGCGTTCAGTATCTGGATGGCCGGGGGGGGCATTCGGCCCGGTGTCAACTATGGCAAAACGGATGAATTTGGTTACAACGTGGTCGAGAATCCGGTGCATGTCCACGATTTTCAAGCGACCCTGCTGCACTGTTTGGGGTTAGATCACGAACGCCTCACGTTTCGTTACAAAGGACGTGATTTTCGACTGACCGATGTGCACGGAAACGTCGTGCGTGATCTGCTGGTCTAGCAGGAAAAGTGGCCCGATTGCCGGGCAAGGCGATGTTTTCAATCGGGGTGCCTTCCCCATTGTCACGAAGTTACCTGACCGGCACCCGCATTTGCTCGCTTGGCGACTAATCGATCAAAGTAACTTGTTCAACCTCTTCCGGACTGAGTTTCGGATTCAGCGTCGTGTCACCCGGCTGTGCTCGCTCGAGGGTGATCTCGCAGCTGTACGATGTGTCATCTCCATCCCAGGCATATTTCATATCCCGTAAGATTCCTGTTCGAGGTGGATTGGTGATTGTCTTGCCCACTAAAACAAACTTCTTTGCTGGAATTTTAACCCGTTTGTCAATGTTTTTACGAAGACGTGGAACATCGGTCTGCGACTCGTAAGCTTGTTGCATTTGCCAGGCCGACACTCCAATTGGTAGAGCGATTAAGCAAATGGCGAGCAGCAAACTCAACGAATCCAGAACAGCCCAGTGAGGGGTTTTACTGTCTTTATTGTCATTTATTTAGTTGGCCTGTTGTTGATGAAAACAGCCTCGTTCGGGGGGGCGGTTTTCGAAGTGTCAACGACCGCTTTTTGCGCCCTTCGATCGATTTTAGTTCCTGATCGCCAGCTGTTATCAGCCCTTTGCAGCGAGTGAGGTGGGCGAATTCGAGTTGCGACGGCGTTGCGAGACGCGGCAAGTTTACTAATGGATTCAGTCGAGTTGGAGGATGCGGTCTCTCAATTCAGCCGTGGTAATGTATTTTACTTGTGGCTGGCTGCCTGAATTGATGTGTTCGTCGATATAGCGGAGCACTTCGTGGAACTTGTTGAACTGCTCTTCGCTACTCGTTTCGTGAATGGCTAAGCAAATCGCTGTTGTTGTTCCCTTTCTCGCCATTGCCAAGTGTTCCTTGAAAATGATTTTCATGTCTTCTGCACTTACCATCCAATCGATTTTGCAGGTCTGTGGTATTTCGACTAACGGTTGCTTGTCGATCGCGCTGATAAACGGAGCCTGATGGTTGGGAAGAATCGATATTTGGGAGATTCGATAAGGGGAAGACTTGTATGTCACACTCGCGTCCCAGCCTGATAACGCGTGCCAGCTTGGTGCGTATTGAGAGCCAAATAAAGTTTGAGTTGGAAAGGCTGCAGCGCTGGTCGTGTAACCATGAGATGCAATCATGTTTTGCAAGTCGAGACTGGTTGCATAGAAACCGGCGCAAAACGTTTTGGGGTGGCCAAGCTCTCTGTCTTCAAAAGTTTTTCGAGTGTACTCCAGTAGCTTGCCGATTTCTTCACGTGAGTAACGCGTGATCGGGACAGCATAGCCTGAATCGTCCCGACTTCCTTCCGTCTGCTCTGCATTGACGCTTGGATGGGTGACGAATTTAACCCCTGCTGCCGTGAGGAGGCTTTCATACATATGAAGGTGAGTGCCGATTTCCGCTCCGTGATGGTTTCGAGTCTGTTTCACGAACCGTTCCATGGCTTCGCGCAATGGGGTTTCTTGGGTGTACGCTACCGGGTTGTAGAGGTGTGTCCATCGCATCGTCGGGTGAAGTTTGGTGAGTTTTTTCAATGCCTCAAGATCCCCTTGGGTCATTGCCCAGGGGCGATCGAAATGAGAGACCATGGTCACGTAAACGGTGGGTTCCGCGGCTGCTTCAAGGGCGAAGCAAGTCAAGAAAGCTGCAGCGACCCACAATTTATTAAATCTGGACAGCTGATTGAGGAAGAGGGGGAGCATGCTCACTTTTCCGTGTCTCAATGATTTGCAACGAATTCATTAAACTGACATCGCTAACCTAAAGCAGAAATGTAAAGAAGTCCACGGTGTTCAATCGTATTTGAACAATTGGAGATCGGCGTTGATACGTATGCGAATGACTGGCATGGGAAGGTTAGGAGACCGTTGTCGATGCAATGGATCTTAAAGTCGAATTTTGCATGGTGCGCAGCGAAGTCGCCGATGCAGGATTACTGGATTTAAGTGCTGATTCGATCTAAATTGGGGCGTCCTGCTTCATGAGTTTTTTTAGGTGCAAATTAGATGGTTAATTTCAAATTGGTGCTGAATCATTCCTGGATCTGTTTGGCAATGATCGGGCCAGTGTTGCTATCGGGACTGAGGGTAAGGCCGGTTGTGGGGGAAGAATCCACCATCTCAATGGATCGGGCCAGAATGGCTGCGGTCATCAAATTTGCGGACACTGTTTTGATGCATGGCAGGGATCGTTACGGATCTATTCATTCACCTTTATTTGTTGATCAATTAAATGTCGACACTATGCGTGCGCCGGATCGGACCTACATCAATCGGCTAAACAAGCCAAGTCCACGTCAATGGCAACCATGGCAGCCTGTCATTTCTTCGAATCTGGCTTATCAGTGCAATCTGGCTCGAACCCTGGCCGGTTTGAGTCATTTGACAGGAGATTTGAAATACAAAGAGGCGTATCAGGAGGCGATCCGTTACTGCTTTGAAAATTACCAGACCGAAAGCGGTTTGCTGCATATGGGGCACCACCGATTTATTGATTTGATTAGTGAAAAATATGACGGTGATGATTGGCCTCCTGGAAGTCGCGGCCACGAAATGAAAGGAGATATGCCGTATTATGATCTCTTCTGGGAGACCGATGCTGAATCCACTCGACGGATGCTTGCCGGGCACTGGAACTCTCACCTGAAGAATTGGGTGAATATGGACTTCACACGACATGGACGTTATCACAAGCGTTTGGAAAGCGGTGTGTGGGATCGCCCGCTGGAAGAGCCGGTCAAAGGAATCATTCAGGGAGATTTAACGTTTTTTGATTCGGCAACTGACATCCTTTGGGCGGGCGGTAAGTTGTCGCAGCTAAATCAGGATCAGAAGCCACGTTTGTGGACCGAACGGTTACTCGCACGGTATATCGACAGTTCGCATTCTGAAACCGGTTTACCGCCATTTCACCATACGCAAGCGCGTGACCTTGCCAGTGGTTTTCGATTTCCTCATCGAGACTGGCAGGAATACTCTTTACTCGTGACGAATGGAAGTTCGGGGCCGCCGGACTTTCTCTTTGCGTCGGGTGCCACGATGTTGATGCGTCTAAGTGAACTCCTGGCTGATGAGGGGGTGTATTTTCGAGACTCCGTCTCTTCGTACCTTAAAGCGTATGCCAAGCATGCTTACCGAGTCTCTGACAATACGTTCCGGCCGATTCATTTTGATGGCACGGATCTGTCTTCTTATCGCCGGCTGAGTTCGCCGGCGTACAACATGTCATCTGATGGGCGTTGGCCACCTTGTGAAGCCCATTCGGGATACATGCTCTCTTTCGCGTTGTGTTATCGATTGACTCATGATCCCGAAATCTGGGAAACTCTTCGCGGAATTGTTCGAGGGAATGATCTGGGGGATATCGGTGAAAGCTCAGACCAGGAACCCCGTCTCAAGACGCAAACGAGCCAGGATAGACCGCTGGCGATTTTTGCCTTGGTTGAGTTATTTCGTGCGACGAATAAAGAAGCCTATTTGGATACTGCCCGGCTTGTCGCAAATAACGCCTTCGCCAACCGTTTCAACGAAGAGAAAGGACTCTTTGTTGCCAGTGATTTACATAAGCATGCAAACTTGAATGTGTTAGAACCACTTGCGTTTTTGACACTCGAGGCTGCTTTGCGGGATCAGATCGACAGTGTGCCTACCTATGATGGAACTGTAGCAGCGATTGATTCCGATGGTGTTTTGCGTCCCGTCAACGTGTTGCCCTATCAACCAGCAGCATCAGTTTGTTGGTACGCGCATACGGTGGATGCGATGTGTGATGGTTTGATCCCCGAGAGTTCGCAGGATTCAAGTATTCCTCAAATGTCTTGGTTTCGAAGCCAGCATACAGAAAGTGTGACGGCTGTGTTTCCAAATGTTTTAACCGAGCCGATCGAAGTTGCTGCGCCCAACGATGCCGAGGGAACCAGTAGGTTACTCAACGGAGTCATGCTTGACTCACCCTTCTCCTACACCTTCGTTGGTCCTGGATCCCTCAAAATGAATACGGATTTCAAGATCACTGTTTTGCAGGGAAAACACATTTGGCAAGACGTTACTCTCTATCCAGCGAGTTCCCTGAACTATGTACTCGACATTTCAGCCGGGAGTGAGTGGAAGTTCACGGGGCAGATCTATGAATACTATTCACGCGGTAATCGCGCGGGAGTTGTGAAAAACGGCGACGGAACGGTCGTTGTGACTGGCGATTACCTACCCATCTATAAGGTGAAGGATGAGGACAATCGAGCCTATCGGGGCGATACGGTTGTTAATAACGGCTTGCTGCTGGTCAACAATTCAACGGGAACAGGAATCAGCCCGCGTTCGACGATTCACATTAATGAAAATGGTGTGTTGGGCGGCGATGGAACGATTGGGACGGGCACGACTGAGGCAAGAGTACATATCCACGCCGGCGGTATGCTATCTCCAGGGACTTCTATCGGCACGTTGACTTTGAAGGATGGTTTAACGCTACACGATGGTGCCAGGTTGCGTTTTGATGTTGGCAGTCGCTGTGATTTAGTTCGGGTGGAGACTGGGGCTATCGACTGCTCCCAGGCAAATCGGGTGTTGGTTGAGTTTTCGCAGGTTGGTCGCATGGAAGTGGGGGAAACTTATGATTTGATCGATTGGTCTCTGGCCAGTTCTAGCGGAGTCAACGCTGACAAGTTCGTGCTGGTTTCCGAGCGAATCGACGGTTGGTTCTCGGTGCGGAATAATCGTCTTAGGTTGACCGTTGTCGATTCGCTGTCGGCAGAAAAAAGTGACGTCGCCTCCGATTTGAAACAGGATGATGCCGAAACGCCTGAGACTGTGACACTGTTACATCAAAGTCGCGGCCAAGCAAAGCGATATCGGTGGATCGCCCCACGTAGTGGAGATTGGCAGGATCGAGGTAATTGGCAAGATAGCGAGATTCCGAATGGGCCGCGATGGGAGTGGGCTCAGTATCGCTTTTTGACGCCACGCCTTGTTTCAAGGGTTGACCTCTATTGGCTCGACGACAATGGACAAAATCTTGTGCCAAAAAGTTGGAGGGTCTTTTATCGCGAAGCGGGTAAGTGGAAATCAATGAATGCGAAAACGTCCTATGGAGTTGCCAAAGATCAGTGGAACAAAGTGATGTTTCAACCTGTTGTAACCGATGGCTTGAGATTGAAAGCGGAGTTGCAGCCGAATTTTTCCGGTGGCATTCTTGAGTGGCGTATTTACCCAACAACAACAGATCCGGTCGATCGGTCAAACAAAACGCAGGATGTGCGTGAATGAGATTGTAAGGGAATTTCAAAGAGGTCAACACAATTCGTTCTGTCAGCAAATCGAGCGAGTTGTCGATGCGAATCGTTGTGACGGAATGATGTTTTATTGATCGTCATCGTCGCGATCGAAAAAAAACAGCGTTTGCTAATCCGCGCTGTCTTTGCGGATCGGATGTTGAGGGCGGACGAACACCGATTTGAACTGCTCGTCGATGGAGTGTGCAGTCTGCGAAATTTGAGTTTCAGGAGCCGAGCCGTTGATCTGCAGTTCGAACTGTGGTTGCGCCGGATCGCTCGTCGTAAATCGTATCAATTTTTTGAATTGGCCTGATTCGAAATCGGAATTTATATCGAGCGTCCACGTTTCCGTGGAATTGGGCGCGAGCAACAATGTTCTTCGCACAGGATGGCCACATTTGCAATCATCATCCATTTCGTTGATGACCAGACGCCGAGTACCTTGGTTGATCATGTCAAACGTGACACGACGAACTTCTCCCTCGCTAAGTCGGCCGATGTGGGCACGATCCCTGGTGAGCAACAGACGGGGCGTGTTTTGGTTTTCGCTCGGTGACTGCCAGGGGCAACAAATGACTGTTGCTGTGCTGACTGAGCTTATTGCCAACAGCAGAATTGCTATCCAAGATTTTATTGGAAAATGACGCATGGTTTTTCCAAGCAGATTGTTTGAACCCGATCCGTCAATCGATCTGAATGGCTATTGCACCAGCGAAATTCCTGATGTTCCGTGCTGTGCTTTGCCTGCTTCAAGGT belongs to Pirellulaceae bacterium and includes:
- a CDS encoding sialate O-acetylesterase, which translates into the protein MYRAMTLTFFMLLLSSQARAESDKSIRVFVLAGQSNMVGTGQIALDLKRNDGRGSLEWLVHEPSKAAQFEHLVDADQNWVVRDDVQIWFLDRKGGLAPGYGGGETTIGPELGFGCVVGDAIDNPILLIKLAWGGKSLGRDFRPPSSGGEVGPYYKNVIETTRKVMNDVGELFPQFAGKKLELAGFGWHQGWNDRVNQKLNDEYQQNMANFIRDVRKEFNHPGLPFVIAETGMSGHKEKHPRALSLMAAQAAVAEQKGFQGNVAFVGTRDFYRPPEVSPARQAYHWNRNAETYYLIGQGMGQAMLRLMNRE
- a CDS encoding DUF1553 domain-containing protein — protein: MRVIVYFTAVCWAISFYLPAFRLSADEVDYVRDIQPILAEKCYACHGPDEATREAGLRFDIRQAALAELPSGQRAIVPGNAATSALVERILQADSEQRMPPPTTKKILTPSERQILRQWILEGAEFTKHWAFVSPNRPTPPLKAKAWGENVIDQFVYDRLLQNGMSPSSEADRVTLMRRLSFDLRGLPPSIAEVDAFLADQREDAYGKVVDEMLKSVHFGEKLAQDWLDLARYGDTNGYHSDSHRDMWLYRDWVIHAFHTNMPYDRFIREQLAGDLMPNATEEQRIASAFNRNAPFNEEGGADPDEFFVAYAVDRTNTTGQGLLGLTFGCAQCHSHKYDPISQTEYYEFLAFFNSVDGEIGGGGENGHHNRPVPPTFAAKSPLRHLQVEQLGNEIKNAQKEYEQALETAIVRAGTSKSFHAWVEQQKVEQANRSKSAALPITEGLVLHLDASDVNGNRIVDTEEELDPSRRLESWHDLSGNSHLATGHGAPRYLPQAIGEKPAIRFDGKTDFFRTATGAERLGDDFTILTVHRVWQAQGHQMLVMWGQEEQGKRRALWLTQDKLQFAFNGYSADVVGDSSLQLQVAYICSLTKSGPDHQIHFVLNGEDAGEGQATLSDFDNSAITIGANNAGAEHASIDLGELLIYDRPLSRVEQNLVGDFLAGKYAVQSKYDGVPAELAAVLDSPSSDWNNAQRRQAARFFAEYVQSASSQRLQRLRDQLLQVRMQRDTIMDAESTVMVMKSMPKRKSTFVLNRGDFQQPGELVTPDVPEMFPPLPSGELPNRLALGEWMTRPNNPLLSRVRVNHLWKLLFGQGLVRTPGDFGTQGAPPTHPELLDWLAVTFVDSEWDTKALIKQMVMSATYRQASIVTKPASLKDPENRWLSRAPRYRLSAEEIRDMALASSGLLQRKIGGKSVRPFQPANYFAANSGKQWSPSNGVDRLRRGIYTYWQRTAPYAAFVIFDAPSRQICTAQRSRTNTPLQALVTLNDPEFQQAARALAISVLGQQGKSDRENLIEMWRRVLSRVPNDQEMGILTSLLDEQRQSYQHLAVSVPKDVTSTGPAPREISSWTNVASAVLNLDEAITRE
- a CDS encoding DUF1501 domain-containing protein; the protein is MENHSTNRSGDDPIATDSMIRRTFLSRTTAGLGLAALHQLSIQENAGAAPASPAIQPQFAPRAKRVIYLFMSGGPSQMETFDPKPALTKYHGELLPDSIRRGQRLTSMTSGYDPRIAKSDHRFAKFGNAGHEMNVLYQHLGKMADDMTIVRSLHTDPINHDPAVTFLQTGSGLEGRPSIGSWLSYGLGSMNRDLPEFVVLVSGSGQPLLTRYWHNGFLPSRHQGVQFQSQGDAVLFLSNPPGVDMENRGKLIRRINDLNRIRLQTVGDPEVETRINAFELAYRMQSSVPDLMDLSNESRSTLEMYGAEPGKASFANNCLLARRLASSGVRFIQLYDRGWDHHGAVATGIRNKIAQVDKPLAALLADLKQRGLLEDTLVICGGEFGRTSYSQHNRGKEYGRDHHPRAFSIWMAGGGIRPGVNYGKTDEFGYNVVENPVHVHDFQATLLHCLGLDHERLTFRYKGRDFRLTDVHGNVVRDLLV